The genome window TCTCTCTTCCGAGGACATCTGCCTAAGGGCCGTCATGAAAGTCTCAAGTGGGTCATTTCCACTGCTCTTATTTTGTGGATCCACCCCCTCCTGGTTGGAAGGTGTGTCGAAGGAGAGTCTAGCCCTGAGGCTGTCAAGCTTTTCTTGTCTTTCTAAATCCTCGAGACACTTTTTCAGTTTCTCCTTGTGCATGGCAACGATATCTGGAGTGATGGATTCCTCCCTTTCCAGAATTTCCACTTGATTCTCGTTTTCTTCTTCATGAGTTATATCTTCCACTGTGACCTTATCATGGTCGTTTTGCACCGTCAGGATAGTACGTGAGCTGGGTGGAGTGGTCATGTTGCTGTTTGTGAAACAAGTTATCTTTAACGTCGGAGTTCAGTGTGGAAACACCAGTCAGGTtgggtcccacggatggcgccaatgtcgaatacccaaatcccTGGTGACGTTCAAAGGGGTCTTCGCTGACGTCAAGATATCCCGGCCTTCGTCGCTACAAAAACgtaaaccgttagcctcgtcacggaggGCCCCGGGAAGGGGATTCGTGACCAAGcttcggcgtgagaataagtaaacttgccggagagTTGGAGGAGCTTATTCTGATGAGTGTGATCACCGAAATGTTTCCTCTAAGGTGTGAATCCAAATAATGTGTGCGTGTTTAATGTATGAGAATGTTGGTCGGAATAAATGAGAGAGGAGTAAATGAGAGAGAGCTTTAAATGTGATACCTTGAATCTGCCTTGTGCTCATCCTCTTTCCCCCTTATATAACCTCAAGGTCTTATCTTCCATGTGAGATATTTCAATGAGGTGATCCGACGGATTCTAAGAGTCTTTggggggctcagacacgtgtctggcCCCCAACGGTAAGATGGCAGCTTCATTAAATGCATCCGGCTGGGAAGTACAATTTCCAGCCAAAGATCCTTTTCCAATCGAGCAATAAATGCAGCTTGCATCCTATGATCCTAGTTTCCCGCTCGTTTTATAAAAGGAGAGCCTTAATGGGCAAGGTAAGCCAGTGTTGCGCTTATATCCTGTTGGGCCCACGCGAGAATTGCCCAAGATGGGTAAATGGGGCAACCCATAGGCCCGTCGTGAGGACCCGTGTTCTACTTCGGACATGCGTGTTTCTTCCTTCCTTCACATGTGGGCTTCATTACCCAATTCATGGCCGGAAACCGCGTGGTTTTTCTATTGGGCCACCGATTTTGGGCCTTCTCATCTTCTTGATAACGGACAAATTTATTTTCTTCAGAAGATGCCATTTGATTTTCTTGATATTCCACTCTTCACTTTTCCAAGACAAATTTGTGAATTGTGATTAATCAACTTCAATACAAAACCGTTGCTTTAATTATAAGTTTTcactacaatttttttatttttattttttattttgcaACTTGTTGCAACCGAATTAGTAGACACCTCCAAAACTTGCACCAACGTAAAGGTCTTTTAACCCACTTAGTTATTGTCCACATGAAGTTCCTAACCTTGATCCAGATTGATTCTTCTTACCCAAGGGTAAAGAACAGTTGAATATATTATCATCAATAAATACCATCGATTCTATGATAAGTCCACAAATGCAATACCAAAATCAAGGTTTTGTGGTGATTAACTAAAGCCATGCCACTATTAAACAACACCATCCATATTTTTACCAATACCATCCATATATATATTCTCTCATGGAATATTATGTTAACACAATTAAACTTCAACAATATTAACGTTGATGAAAACGTTCTTATCAATGTCACATTTTATGTGTAGCATAGTTTTGGTTTGGGAATGTTGATGTATACCCCACCTAGAGTCATACTATTGATTTGCATATATTTTTCAACTATTTAACAATCACATTTGACATGTTAATATTACTTACCGAACACCATACACCATATAATCTTTATATGATTTATGCCCCTTAACGTGTCTTTACACAACTTAGATACACCTTTCGGCCATGGCCGCGACACACACCAGTCAAGAGGACCCAAAACCATCACCAAAACACTAGATTTAATTCCAAATATCAAAAACACAAGATTCCACTTCCAAAATGTGTTTGATAACGCTTCCAAAAACTTTCATCCAAATAAACAACTTCTACATTGAGGATCCAAGATCAGTGGTCGAAAACCCAAATGGTCAACTAAGAAAAATTCAAATCCAACGTCCCAAATTTAGCTTCTTAAGGCAGTGATCAAAAACCAATTTCAAAAGAGAAAGGCGAAAACCCAAATTTAAAAGTGAATAAATTCaaattcaaacaaaaaaaaaacgaaatcTTGTGGCTCACTTACCACAGTTCAATTACTAAACTGTAAAAAAGATGAATGTAAGTTAAAATATTTCACAAAACGCTTAAAAAATCTGACAAAAAAACTTAAAAGAGGTATTGTAAGCATCTtacaaaaaacaaaaagaaatgtgGCTGCTGGGATTCGAGCCCAGGTCTCCACGGCCACAACGTGGAATTCTTACCACTAAACTACAGCCACATTGATGTTAAGGCTCACAACAATAAGCTCTTTAACTATATTGCTTGTAGTTGTTATGTTTGTTAGCAATTGAATCAATAGTTAGGGCAAATTATCGTCGTCGTCGTCTATCATATCAAATCTGTTTGAATAACAGGGGGTTGGGTTTTATTCTCCAAGCTTGAAAATGGCAGGATTGAAGACAATAATCAGCACCGCTAGCATCTTGTTAGCATCATTATTCTCCATGATCCCGTATTCTGCAGCTTACAGGCCCGGTGACATCGTCCCCATGAGCAAAATGGGCCAATATCACTCCGTATGTACATCTTCTCCTTCTACTCCTTGATAATATTAACTGAATTTCACAGATCTTGTATTTGATttgacagtcaagaaccgtttgGCATGATATGATTGGTCGCCACTGCCCGATCTTCGGTGTAAATCGTGAGGTAGTTTTGTtgaatttatttatattatgctttTACACTTCATTTTATTAATTTGAATGAATGATGTTGTTATAGGTATTGGTTCCTATCTCTAAACCAACTGGTTACACTGGAGCTGATCCTTACAAAATGTGAGACTCAATTTCTTAAAGCCCTAACTCTTGTGATAAAATTAATTATGTTTCTTACAGCAAATGAGTCATAGGTAATATTTTAAGTTCTGGTTTCGGGTAATGAGTAACGGTTACCCCATGGATAGGATAGGATACGAGACACAATTTTATAATCGTTAGTTTTGGTTGGATTAATGAAAAATGCTTATTATAACCAATCTAACTTCCTCCGGAATGAATGAATAAATGTAGTTCATTTCAAGTTGGAAAAGAGAAGTATTATATCCCATGGCTGCTTGTAATAAACCGTAAGAGCTCCGAGGTTCCAATGATCGATGTGCATTTGGTAACCTTCTTCTTCTACAAGGAAAATCATTCTTTTCATTTTAACCATCCCACACCTGTGATCGATATACCTACTGAGTATTTGTTTAATGCTTGCTCCTTTGCAATTTATACAGAGGTACTCAGCAAGTGATTTTCTCGGTGTCACTGCTAAGGTTATCGACATGCCACATCATTGTATGTCACCTTCTCTTTTACTTAACGTCGTTATCATTTACCAAGTAAATCATTATTTGATTGTTAGGCATTCATAAGTTGCAGTTGATATGTATCTTGAAATTTTACTGATCAGATGTGGAGCTTCATCCTGATATTGGCAAGCAGTTTTGGGATCCACAAACGTGGCCAAAATATGTGCTTGTTAGATACACATGGTTAGTCATTTCTTTATAATTTATGTTTCTGGTCCTCCGTCAAAGTTGAAGAACAAATATGTGTTTTACTAATGTACGTTTATTTATAGGGAGGAACAATCTGAAATAGATGTTGCTTCTGGATTCTATGTTCTCTTTGGATCCGGTAATTATGCTTTCATTTGCATACTTGTAAAAATAAGATTTTGGGCTTTAGAAAAAAAGAATtcaaccttttttatttttataaaataatttatttatataaGTTCTCTTACAACTCATGATCAGGGCTGCTCATGTCATTCGTTCTTTCTATATACATTCTGCAGTCTTCTCGCGATAAAATAGAAAGGTAAAACTTCAGTTTTCTTTATCTTCCTATTTGCATGCTTAATTTCTTCATTCAATGGTAATATTATCATTAGATGTGGCAAAAACATTGGGTTGGGAACATCCCAAAacgagtatttttttttttttttgaaaaccagtCAAGACATGTTGATTTCTATTCATAGTTTTGAATCTTATAAATAACTTTTTGTATTAAAACAAGATTAAAATATCATAGAGTTTAAAACAGTATTATAATTGTTTTAATAAAGCCACTCGTCTCATGCTAAACCCATATTTTTGTTAGtgtcaaatgcataaaccctaACCCTGCCTACTTATCTAAACATGTCACGTGTAGTGATCTAGTTGTAAACATGTAAATCGGGTTGGTGAGTTGTAAAACATTGGTTAAACGGGTGGTTGGTTGACCTGCATAATTAAACCGGTTACGGGTCAACCATTTGGTTAAACGGGTTAAACATGTAACCACACAACCTATCTATTTAAAAAGGTCAACCCGAGCATGACCCACGGACCTGTTTATTAAACAGGTTGGATATGACAgccaaaatttgtttttttttgtcaTGTCAGAATTTGTCACCCGtactatttatatttataaaaacctGAGCGTGGGACTGCGAATGATAACTAGTTAAACTAACTTTCTACGCTGGTTCTTATTCCAGGTTTGTTAGAGAGACGGTAGCGGAAAGTAGCATGCCTGGGGGAGTTGCAAAAGTTGAATGATTGCCTACAAGTTTGATCTTATCCTTGGGCTATTGAAAGTCATCTTTATACTTGTGCAAGTGATTTAGTTAGATCTAAGAACCTTTGTAATCAAAACTAACCCATGTATTGTATTTTTGTGTTGGGAAGTAAGcacataaagttttttttttaaatggatgATGACAAAACAGATTAACACACCACATGTGGGAATTGTGTGTTAAATTGACCTGTTTAGAGGTTTacatttcttttttcttttgcCAAACCGGTTTAGGTTGGTCCAAGCTGGTCATGACCAGTTTGAGTTTGAGGCCAAACCGGTTCAGGTCGTAAACCAGTCTTATAAGAAAATGGTTGAACCCGTTGAAACCTATTAAAATATCAAACCTGTATTCAAACATGCGGGTTGGGTCTGATTGACCCGGTTTGGAGGGCTTCTTTAGACCTCTAGACCCATCACATCAAGCAACAAGATGTGTTTTTGTTATATGTTATTGTGCGTATATTTCATATATACACACGTGAGCGTGTGAACACACAAATGGTTTTTTTATAGGCACTGTAGAAACAATTTTAAACTATTTGATAAACAATCCAATTGTAAAGATTAAGGGGTTTCAGTGTTGACCTTTTTGTGGGTTGAATCTAGATCTACCAATTTCTTTAAGAATTAATCTAAGTGGCTGTTTGGTAGCGCCTCTGAATGGTCTttctcttaatggaaccattaagaattttactaATAAGAAGATAGAAAAATGTGACATATGATatttaccattcagatgttaccttTTAACCATTTAGACTTGAgattacctcttattcattcagatgttttaaaccattaagagttagcatctgaatggtcattaagaggctaccaaacagccacTAACTTTTATTACTATTGCTATGTATTTTTTAAGTATACGATAGACTAGAGAATTATATCATTTTGATTTGAGCATTCTTTTTAAGCTTTTTTCTGCGAATATTTCACATAAAAATAATCAAGTTTAGGAATGTTTCAATTAGGTCATTTGTAAAATTTTCTATTTCTAATTAGATAATTCaagtttatttttatgttttaatcTTATATATTTTACCTGAATACTAGTCATTAATCCTACAtgacattttttatttttttatatgatGACATTATTTAAAAATGCCAACATGATTTAAATAATtacaaaacatttaaaaaattgCGAAAACTTTTAAACAAGTTTGAGAACTTTAaattgaaaaaaaagaaaaaaaaatgtatttttaaACTTTTAAAGATTTTGCCAATAAGTTTTAAAAACTTGCCAATATTTGGCGTTTTTAAAAATATTCTACaattttttgaaaataaatcaGATCATTACTcatagccgtttgggctagccgttggccaaggCGGTTACCGCAATGcaaatcaaattgtaaaaaaaaCTGACTATTTTTTTACCTATAAATACTCACCCCAAACATCAATATTTTTCATATCTACTTTCTTCAAACACAAATCTTCATCCAAAACCAACCCAAAAACCGAAAATGGTTCATTGGATCGAGGAGGAGGAGCTAGCGCTAGTGACGTCAATCGTTGACGCACAACGAACGCTACGTCGTGGTCAAACCGCCTACTGGACACGAGCGTTTCAGGAATACCAACAACATGTTGGAAACGCGCGTCACAACTTGAACGCGTGTCAACATAAGTGGCGGGTGCTAAAACCGCACCTGGATCGGTTTAAAGCATGCTTTGACcatgtgtgtcacaccccaaccgtggtggaatcatcggggcgcggcagtaagcgaatcagattgctcaagagaatccataacaactatttagtgacaatatttaaagcgttcattatcccatactaataaacaatacatCAATAAACAATCATACAGATTTTCATGTTCTCTCACACAATACAAATCTGACAACCTAGATTTattgtgagtttctagacttTCTAGTTTGATTTCGAGATAGCCTGCGATTATCCTGCAACATACATTAAAGtgacgtcaatacaaaagtactggcgagtatataggtttgACATGgtaaataaaaatagatagaagtgctgcgaatttccacatacatAAATGAGACACACAACATATATACTACGAAACAAacactaccagctaagtcactcgatgCAAGCTAAGGTGGGACGTCGCGAGTAAAAGTCCTAGTACATATATATCAGGtatcacgtgtaaatatgtacGATAGTAGTTCGCAGGTGATAATAGTTGTGATAAGTGCGTTTTTAGAtatgaacgtatgttacaccccaaagtgtgtttaaagcgttaaaggggggggggggtcaagtatactcacagtaggtgtttaacaagtaaacacaacttgattAGATTTATTGAGAGCGCATCTGAGTTAGCCTGATCACAGACgatagcgtaagcgttgaacagCGTGTAACAGTGCGTTGGGTGTGATGTTGGATCGGATGGTggttcgatcggatgaccgttcgatcggatggtcattcgattggagaagtgtgtttgtgaatgttgaacttttgaagttttcgttgtagtataagtaaagtcattcgatcggatggtcatccggacggatgaccgttcgatcggatggcaatttGTTTGATTTAAAAGTTACAAGGAATCAAGTCCCCTGTCcggatagtcattcgatcggatggtcatccgatcggatgactactCGGGTGGAAACTGATATTCCTTGAAGTTTTGcaaaaattgtttaagtgttgaaatgATCAGTCACCTAGTCGAAtagccgttcgatcggatggtcgtccgaccagatggctattcgatcgagcGACTATTCGTTTTGAAAACTTGCGAATACACTTAAGTTAGAAAGTTTTGCGGTTTGATCAAGACGGTGTAACACGTGTTAAACAACATAAACCATATCAATTCCAAGTCATCCGACTGGACAGGAATCACCCCGTTTGATCAGAACCAAATGTTCTTGATGGAGCTTCAtattcaacccgtgaatcggtcgtCTCTTCGATAGAAATCCATTCTCAGTCAGATTCTCCACTAGAGTACGAGTAGAGAGCCTGAACGAGCTTAGATTCCTTCGGTTTTGCATAGAAGAGTGTAAAAGAACATTGTATCAGTTGAAAAGTGTTTGGATTTAGCTTAGTTTTGTGTAAAATCATGTAGAAATCCTTGAGATCCGAACCGTTAttgatgagatgaggtcacacttcaatgttcataagaactccatgatgacgtTACCTTAGAATGGCCCAAATAAGAAGATTTCATGGAGGAAATGTGAGATTTGTTGGGTGATGATGATGAGATAGTGTGTGCTGATGataaaagtacaagatttagggcgAGATACTTACGGAATCGctagaaatcgagagaaaagtgctCGAGAGCGTGCTGGTCGGATGAGGCTATCACATCAACAGTTGATGTgacaagtggggtatttataggtgaaaagGGAAGAAAGGCGgtgcaaaggcgatgggtcggatggccattcgatcgatcggatggccatccggacaGATGGCCATTTGATCGAAGGTTCATTCGACCGGGTAGCTTGTGCGAGTTGGTTTTCCGACTTTTGCTTCATTCGACTTGTTTTGTTGCGTTAAGCATTGTGGACACATTAAGCGTTTTAGCGATATAAGTAGCGTCGTGTTAAGTGCGATAGATTGAGTTGCGCGTGCCTGCGAGTGCGGGTTTAGATAGTTTCAACaccttttattattattattattattattattattattattattattattattattattattattattattattattattattattattatatgacAGGTCATATCATAAGTAATTGCGTTTGAGTCTGCTTTAGCGTTGCGAGGCATCACGACGATCGATGGGGATCGCTTAAGTTACTCACGTGATGTCGTCATTAGCGTGATGGCGTTGCATCACGACGACCGATGGGAGCAGCTTAACTATCCACGCGATGTCATCGTGAGCGTTAGTGTATGCGTTGTGATGTGTGATATATATAGTGTGCGAAAATATGCGAGTATAAGCGAAATAGCGTTGTAAGCGATATAATTACATTAtaatccgaatctctggtgctaggcgtaacgagtgtagcgagagtaacaagcacgaaggtgcgggttgttaaaGTCTCCCCTGCTTTATGAAATtgcgtcccgaaattaatccacaagaAGGGCTGCGAGAATTGATGCGAGTGAGAGTAGCGATAAAAGCTAGCGAGATAAGCGGAGAGTGAACAATCGAGCGGCGATGAGCGAAAAGCGACGAGCGACGAAGACGTTTAGGGGAAGCAGAGAGCGAACGAGCGGTCATTCAGGGTTTCACTAACGAGTGTGTCTTGGCAACATAGAGTAAGCGATTTGTATGACCACATGATAGTCTTCCACGAGTTGGCGATCCAAAAACG of Helianthus annuus cultivar XRQ/B chromosome 1, HanXRQr2.0-SUNRISE, whole genome shotgun sequence contains these proteins:
- the LOC110941739 gene encoding uncharacterized protein LOC110941739; amino-acid sequence: MAGLKTIISTASILLASLFSMIPYSAAYRPGDIVPMSKMGQYHSSRTVWHDMIGRHCPIFGVNREVLVPISKPTGYTGADPYKISFQVGKEKYYIPWLLVINRKSSEVPMIDVHLRYSASDFLGVTAKVIDMPHHYVELHPDIGKQFWDPQTWPKYVLVRYTWEEQSEIDVASGFYVLFGSGLLMSFVLSIYILQSSRDKIERFVRETVAESSMPGGVAKVE